One genomic region from Proteus vulgaris encodes:
- the ilvY gene encoding HTH-type transcriptional activator IlvY translates to MDIRDLKLFLHLAESCHFTKTAQAMHVSPSTLSRQIQRLEESLGHPLFLRDNRQVTLTDAGEQLKRYAQQTLLQYKQLKHTLNQNSPSLSGELRLFCSVTAAYSHLPPILDRFRAENPLVEIKLTTGDAADAVDKVQSDEADLGIAGKPEKLPENICFEKIGEIPLVLIAPALPCNVRHLATQEKPDWLNIPFIIPEHGPSRQRIALWFKRHRIHNPLIYATVSGHEAIVSMVALGCGIALIPQVVVDNCPEPVRNRISSLDNISMVEPFELGVCGLHKRLQEPVISAFWRLLHD, encoded by the coding sequence ATGGATATTCGTGATCTCAAACTCTTCCTGCATTTAGCTGAAAGTTGTCACTTCACCAAGACCGCACAAGCGATGCACGTCAGCCCTTCTACGCTCTCTCGTCAAATTCAACGCCTTGAAGAAAGCTTAGGCCATCCCCTGTTTTTACGTGATAACCGACAGGTGACTCTCACCGATGCGGGCGAACAGCTAAAACGCTATGCTCAACAAACCTTATTGCAATATAAGCAACTTAAGCACACGTTAAATCAAAATAGCCCCAGCCTTTCTGGTGAACTGCGTCTGTTTTGTTCTGTAACAGCGGCTTACAGCCATTTGCCACCTATTCTTGACCGCTTTCGTGCAGAAAATCCATTAGTTGAAATAAAGCTCACCACAGGAGATGCGGCTGATGCGGTCGATAAAGTACAATCTGATGAAGCTGATTTAGGTATTGCAGGAAAACCTGAAAAGCTTCCTGAAAATATCTGTTTTGAAAAAATAGGTGAAATTCCATTAGTACTGATTGCGCCCGCACTGCCGTGCAATGTTCGCCATCTTGCAACACAAGAGAAACCCGATTGGCTCAATATTCCATTTATCATTCCTGAGCATGGCCCATCGCGACAGCGAATTGCGTTATGGTTTAAACGCCACCGTATCCATAATCCTTTAATTTATGCGACTGTTTCTGGGCATGAAGCGATTGTCTCAATGGTGGCGTTAGGTTGTGGTATTGCACTTATTCCACAAGTTGTCGTTGATAACTGCCCTGAGCCCGTTCGTAATCGCATATCTTCATTGGATAATATTTCAATGGTAGAACCTTTCGAATTAGGCGTTTGTGGATTACACAAACGCCTTCAAGAGCCTGTGATTAGTGCTTTTTGGCGATTACTCCACGACTAA
- a CDS encoding YifB family Mg chelatase-like AAA ATPase → MALAIIYTRASLGISAPLITIEAHISQGLPGLTLVGLPETVVKEAKDRVRSALINSGYTYPAKRITINLSPADLPKEGARYDLPIALAILIASEQLISNKLECYEFIGELALSGKLQRVNAVIPSILSASKDHRICIVSTEHQTEVSLLPNKSALLASHLLEICHHLENNTPLIETESFIINDEIGNQDNKDMSDIIGQNNAKRAAEITAAGNHNILFLGPPGTGKTMLAQRISTLLPPLTAKEALDVLIISSLRGVTFDERKWPTRPFRAPHHTSSAVALTGGGSLPKPGEITLAHHGILFLDELPEFERRVLDALREPLDAREITISRAKAKISYPANVLLVGALNPSPTGHYQGNHNRVPIKQILRYLSKVSGPFLDRFDLSVEMPLLPQGALIHPTFTTESSTAIRERVLKAREKQFARCGKVNTYLTGKEIECYCSLSTSDATFLEDTLNKLGLSIRAWHKILRVSRTIADLANEEKIQRNHLIEALSFRAMDRLMIYLQKQLDG, encoded by the coding sequence ATGGCATTAGCAATAATATATACACGTGCCTCTTTAGGAATATCAGCTCCGCTTATTACTATTGAGGCTCATATTAGTCAGGGATTACCCGGATTAACATTAGTTGGATTACCTGAGACTGTTGTAAAAGAAGCAAAAGACAGAGTAAGAAGTGCGCTCATTAATAGCGGATATACTTATCCTGCAAAAAGAATAACAATTAATCTATCACCTGCCGATTTACCCAAAGAAGGTGCGCGTTATGATTTACCTATTGCGCTGGCAATACTCATTGCATCTGAACAATTAATATCAAATAAATTAGAGTGTTATGAGTTTATTGGAGAGCTTGCACTTTCTGGTAAATTACAACGAGTTAATGCAGTTATTCCATCAATTCTTAGTGCTTCAAAAGATCATCGAATATGCATTGTATCAACAGAACATCAAACTGAAGTTTCATTATTACCCAACAAATCGGCTTTATTAGCCTCTCATCTTTTAGAAATTTGCCACCACCTAGAAAATAATACGCCATTAATTGAAACAGAAAGTTTTATTATTAATGATGAAATTGGAAATCAAGATAATAAAGATATGAGCGATATAATTGGTCAAAATAATGCAAAAAGGGCAGCAGAAATCACAGCAGCAGGAAATCACAACATTTTATTTCTTGGGCCACCAGGAACAGGTAAAACAATGTTGGCGCAAAGAATAAGTACACTTCTTCCACCTTTAACTGCTAAAGAAGCACTTGATGTATTAATCATTAGTAGTTTAAGAGGAGTGACATTTGATGAAAGAAAATGGCCTACAAGACCATTTAGAGCCCCGCATCATACTTCCTCTGCGGTTGCTTTAACGGGAGGAGGTTCTCTTCCTAAGCCAGGAGAAATTACATTAGCACATCACGGTATTTTATTTTTAGATGAACTGCCTGAATTCGAACGACGTGTACTCGATGCATTACGAGAACCTCTAGATGCTAGAGAAATTACTATTTCACGAGCAAAAGCCAAAATAAGCTACCCAGCCAACGTATTATTAGTCGGTGCATTAAATCCAAGCCCAACAGGACACTATCAAGGTAATCACAATCGAGTACCAATAAAACAGATCCTGCGCTATTTAAGCAAGGTTTCTGGACCTTTTTTAGATAGGTTTGATTTATCTGTCGAAATGCCACTGCTTCCTCAAGGCGCGCTTATTCATCCTACATTTACCACGGAAAGTAGTACTGCAATTAGAGAACGTGTTCTAAAGGCAAGAGAAAAGCAATTTGCACGATGTGGAAAAGTGAATACTTATTTAACTGGAAAAGAGATTGAATGCTATTGCTCGTTGAGTACTAGTGATGCAACTTTTCTTGAAGACACTCTAAATAAATTAGGATTATCAATACGAGCTTGGCATAAGATTTTAAGAGTATCGAGGACTATCGCAGATCTTGCAAACGAAGAGAAAATACAAAGAAATCATTTAATTGAAGCATTAAGCTTTCGGGCAATGGATAGGTTAATGATCTATTTACAAAAGCAACTAGATGGGTAA
- the ilvG gene encoding acetolactate synthase 2 catalytic subunit: MNGAQWLVQALRKHQVETVFGYPGGAIMPVYDALYDGGVEHVLCRHEQGAAIAAIGFARSTGTTGVCIATSGPGATNVITGLADALLDSVPVVAITGQVASDLIGTDAFQEIDVLGLSLACTKHSFLVSTVDELPRVLSEAFSIASQGRPGPVLIDIPKDVQLADASHLSSYELPEEQEFPYPTQELAQAKQMLAKAQKPILYVGGGVAMSNAVETLREFVTQTEMPVVSTLKGLGCADALDANYLGMLGMHGTKAANYAVQRSDLLIAVGARFDDRVTGRLNTFAPNAKVIHIDIDHAELNKLKQAHVALLGDAKVLLPALSQPLSIAAWQQEVQELKAEHAWRYDHPGSAIYAPLLLKQLSDAKPENTVVTTDVGQHQMWSAQHMTFDAPENFITSSGLGTMGFGIPAAVGAQIARPDACVICVSGDGSFMMNVQELGTIKRKQLPIKLVLLDNQRLGMVRQWQELFFEQRYSETILTDNPDFVALAKAFDIPGQRITEKAQVADAIKCLLESDGPYLLQVSIDDAENVWPLVPPGASNDEMMEKSK, encoded by the coding sequence ATGAATGGAGCACAGTGGTTAGTACAGGCATTACGAAAACATCAAGTCGAAACAGTCTTTGGTTACCCTGGTGGTGCGATCATGCCTGTTTACGATGCCCTTTATGATGGCGGTGTTGAACATGTTTTATGTCGCCATGAACAAGGTGCTGCAATTGCTGCTATTGGTTTTGCTCGCTCTACAGGTACAACGGGTGTTTGTATCGCGACATCAGGCCCAGGCGCTACTAATGTTATCACTGGACTTGCTGATGCATTGTTAGATTCTGTGCCTGTTGTTGCTATCACAGGGCAAGTTGCCTCCGATTTGATTGGTACTGATGCATTCCAAGAAATTGATGTTTTAGGTCTTTCGTTAGCGTGTACAAAACATAGTTTTTTAGTTTCGACCGTTGATGAATTACCAAGAGTGTTATCAGAAGCATTTTCTATCGCATCTCAAGGTCGCCCTGGACCTGTTTTAATTGATATTCCTAAAGATGTTCAATTGGCTGATGCTTCTCATTTATCAAGTTATGAATTGCCAGAAGAGCAAGAGTTTCCTTACCCAACACAAGAGCTGGCTCAAGCTAAGCAGATGTTAGCGAAGGCACAAAAACCTATTTTGTATGTAGGTGGTGGTGTTGCCATGAGTAATGCTGTGGAAACGTTAAGAGAATTTGTGACGCAAACAGAAATGCCCGTAGTCTCCACTTTAAAAGGATTAGGCTGTGCTGATGCATTAGATGCCAATTATTTAGGCATGTTAGGTATGCATGGTACTAAAGCGGCAAATTATGCTGTTCAGCGTAGTGATTTATTAATTGCTGTTGGCGCACGTTTTGATGATCGCGTAACGGGACGATTAAATACTTTTGCACCTAATGCCAAGGTTATCCATATCGATATCGACCATGCAGAATTAAATAAATTGAAACAGGCGCATGTTGCGTTATTGGGGGATGCGAAAGTGTTGTTACCAGCTTTATCTCAGCCATTATCTATCGCAGCTTGGCAACAAGAGGTTCAAGAATTAAAAGCAGAACACGCGTGGCGTTATGATCATCCCGGCTCTGCAATTTATGCACCGTTATTATTAAAACAATTATCAGATGCAAAACCTGAAAATACTGTTGTGACAACAGATGTAGGTCAACATCAAATGTGGTCAGCACAACACATGACATTTGATGCACCTGAAAATTTTATTACTTCAAGTGGTTTAGGCACCATGGGATTTGGTATCCCTGCGGCAGTAGGCGCTCAGATTGCTAGACCTGATGCATGTGTTATCTGCGTATCAGGCGACGGCTCTTTTATGATGAATGTGCAGGAGTTGGGCACAATTAAACGTAAGCAATTACCTATCAAATTGGTGTTATTAGATAACCAACGTCTTGGTATGGTTCGCCAATGGCAAGAGCTGTTTTTTGAACAACGTTATAGCGAAACAATTTTAACAGACAATCCAGACTTTGTTGCCTTGGCTAAAGCTTTTGATATTCCAGGGCAACGCATCACAGAAAAAGCACAAGTTGCTGATGCAATAAAATGTTTATTAGAGAGCGATGGCCCTTATTTATTACAGGTATCTATCGATGACGCAGAAAATGTCTGGCCTTTAGTTCCGCCGGGCGCAAGTAATGATGAGATGATGGAGAAATCAAAATGA
- the ilvD gene encoding dihydroxy-acid dehydratase, with the protein MPKYRSATTTHGRNMAGARALWRATGMTDADFGKPIIAVVNSFTQFVPGHVHLRDLGKLVAEQIEAAGGVAKEFNTIAVDDGIAMGHGGMLYSLPSRELIADSVEYMVNAHCADAMVCISNCDKITPGMLMASLRLNIPVIFVSGGPMEAGKTKLSDQLIKLDLVDAMIQGANPNVSDADSEQIERSACPTCGSCSGMFTANSMNCLTEALGLSQPGNGSLLATHADRETLFINAGKRIVELTKRYYEKDDESALPRNIAKKEAFENAMILDIAMGGSTNTVLHLLAAAQEGEVDFTMEDIDRLSRQVPHLCKVAPSTQKYHMEDVHRAGGVMGILGELDRAGLLNRNVDNILGLTLPETLAQYDVMLTQDEQVKSMFQAGPAGIRTTKAFSQNCRWPTLDTDRENGCIRSKEHAYSQDGGLAVLSGNLAVDGCIVKTAGVDEDNLIFSGPAKVYESQDDAVEAILGGKVVAGDVVIIRYEGPKGGPGMQEMLYPTSYLKSMGLGKACALITDGRFSGGTSGLSIGHVSPEAANGGVIGLVEEGDIVSINIPTREISLKVDDKTLSARRDAQNARGDKAWTPQNRQRQVSFALRAYASLATSADKGAVRDKSKLGG; encoded by the coding sequence ATGCCTAAATACCGTTCAGCGACAACGACACACGGTCGTAATATGGCTGGAGCCCGTGCCTTATGGCGTGCAACAGGAATGACTGATGCTGATTTTGGTAAACCCATTATCGCAGTTGTGAACTCATTTACGCAATTTGTACCGGGTCATGTGCATCTGCGGGATTTAGGAAAACTCGTTGCTGAGCAAATTGAAGCCGCTGGTGGTGTCGCTAAAGAATTTAATACCATTGCGGTTGATGATGGTATCGCAATGGGACACGGTGGCATGCTTTACTCTTTGCCATCCCGTGAACTTATCGCAGACTCTGTTGAATATATGGTTAATGCGCACTGTGCTGATGCGATGGTGTGTATCTCAAACTGCGACAAGATCACTCCGGGGATGTTAATGGCGTCTTTACGTTTAAATATTCCGGTTATTTTTGTTTCTGGTGGCCCTATGGAAGCGGGAAAAACGAAGCTTTCAGACCAACTGATCAAATTAGATCTGGTTGATGCCATGATCCAAGGAGCGAATCCAAATGTCAGCGATGCTGATAGTGAGCAAATCGAACGATCGGCTTGCCCAACATGCGGATCTTGTTCAGGTATGTTTACCGCAAACTCAATGAACTGTTTAACAGAAGCACTGGGATTATCTCAACCGGGAAATGGCTCATTACTTGCAACACACGCAGATCGTGAAACGCTGTTTATCAACGCAGGTAAGCGCATTGTTGAATTAACCAAGCGCTATTATGAAAAAGATGATGAATCTGCATTACCGCGCAATATCGCTAAAAAAGAAGCCTTTGAAAATGCGATGATCTTAGACATTGCAATGGGTGGCTCGACAAATACAGTTCTGCATTTATTGGCTGCTGCGCAAGAAGGTGAGGTTGACTTCACGATGGAAGATATCGACAGGCTTTCTCGCCAAGTACCTCATTTATGTAAAGTGGCACCAAGTACACAAAAATATCATATGGAAGATGTTCACCGCGCAGGTGGGGTCATGGGTATTTTAGGTGAATTAGACAGAGCCGGCTTACTTAACCGTAATGTAGATAATATTTTAGGGCTAACTTTGCCAGAAACATTAGCGCAATATGACGTGATGTTAACGCAAGATGAGCAAGTAAAATCGATGTTCCAAGCAGGCCCTGCAGGTATTCGTACCACGAAAGCATTTTCTCAAAACTGTCGTTGGCCAACCTTAGATACCGATCGTGAAAACGGATGTATCCGCAGTAAAGAACATGCTTATAGCCAAGATGGTGGATTAGCGGTTTTATCCGGTAACTTAGCAGTAGATGGCTGTATTGTTAAAACAGCAGGCGTTGATGAAGACAACTTAATTTTTAGTGGTCCCGCAAAAGTATATGAAAGCCAAGATGATGCTGTTGAGGCTATCTTAGGTGGAAAGGTAGTGGCAGGCGATGTGGTCATTATTCGCTACGAAGGCCCTAAAGGTGGACCGGGTATGCAAGAGATGCTGTATCCAACCTCTTATTTAAAATCAATGGGATTAGGTAAAGCTTGCGCACTTATCACTGACGGACGTTTCTCTGGTGGAACATCAGGTTTATCTATCGGACATGTTTCACCTGAAGCCGCAAATGGTGGCGTCATTGGTTTAGTGGAAGAGGGCGATATCGTCTCTATCAATATTCCAACTCGTGAGATCTCATTAAAGGTAGATGATAAAACGTTATCTGCTCGCCGTGATGCACAAAATGCCCGTGGTGATAAAGCATGGACACCACAAAATAGACAGCGCCAAGTTTCGTTCGCCTTACGCGCTTACGCCTCTTTAGCCACTAGTGCCGATAAAGGTGCGGTGCGTGATAAATCTAAATTAGGGGGCTAA
- the ilvE gene encoding branched-chain-amino-acid transaminase, which translates to MTKQADYIWFNGEMVPWAEAKVHVMSHALHYGTSVFEGVRCYNSHKGPVVFRHREHMQRLHDSAKIYRMPVEQSVDELMEACRETLRKNKLVSAYIRPLVFIGDVGMGVNPPAGYKTDVIIAAFPWGAYLGEEALDKGIDAMVSSWHRAAPNTIPTAAKAGGNYLSSLLVGSEARRHGYQEGIALDVHGYLSEGAGENLFEVKEGVIFTPPFTSSALPGITRDAIIKLAKDLGYEVREQVLSRESLYLADEVFMSGTAAEITPVRSVDGIQVGIGRCGPVTKAIQKAFFGLFTGETEDKYGWLDPINS; encoded by the coding sequence ATGACAAAGCAAGCTGATTATATTTGGTTTAACGGTGAAATGGTTCCATGGGCTGAGGCAAAGGTTCATGTGATGTCTCACGCATTACATTATGGTACTTCCGTATTTGAAGGTGTGCGTTGTTACAATTCTCATAAAGGTCCTGTGGTATTTCGCCATCGTGAGCATATGCAACGTTTACATGACTCAGCCAAAATCTATCGTATGCCTGTTGAGCAAAGCGTTGATGAGTTAATGGAAGCATGTCGTGAAACCTTACGTAAAAACAAATTAGTCAGTGCTTATATTCGTCCATTAGTTTTTATTGGTGATGTCGGTATGGGAGTTAATCCGCCAGCAGGCTATAAAACGGATGTGATTATTGCTGCATTCCCGTGGGGAGCCTATCTCGGTGAAGAAGCTTTAGATAAAGGTATTGATGCAATGGTTTCCTCTTGGCACCGCGCGGCACCAAATACTATTCCAACCGCAGCTAAAGCTGGTGGTAATTATTTATCCTCATTATTAGTGGGAAGTGAAGCTCGTCGCCACGGTTACCAAGAAGGGATTGCGTTAGATGTTCATGGCTATTTATCTGAAGGTGCAGGTGAAAACTTATTTGAAGTAAAAGAGGGTGTTATTTTTACACCTCCATTTACTTCATCAGCACTGCCAGGGATCACGCGTGATGCGATCATCAAATTAGCAAAAGATCTAGGTTATGAAGTGCGTGAACAAGTGCTTTCTCGTGAATCACTTTATCTTGCAGACGAAGTCTTTATGTCAGGCACAGCCGCAGAGATAACACCAGTACGTAGTGTTGATGGTATTCAAGTAGGTATCGGACGTTGTGGCCCAGTGACCAAAGCAATTCAAAAAGCCTTCTTTGGTCTGTTTACGGGTGAAACAGAAGATAAATACGGCTGGTTAGATCCAATCAATTCATAA
- the ilvL gene encoding ilv operon leader peptide yields MNTIVLVISLIIVSVVVIINPPCGAALGRRKAN; encoded by the coding sequence ATGAATACTATCGTCCTAGTGATTAGCCTAATTATTGTCAGCGTGGTGGTGATTATTAACCCACCGTGCGGGGCTGCACTAGGACGAAGAAAGGCTAACTAA
- the hdfR gene encoding HTH-type transcriptional regulator HdfR, producing the protein MDTELLKTFLEVSKTRHFGRAAESLYLTQSAVSFRIRQLETQLGTNLFTRHRNNIRLTVAGERLIPYAESLMNTWLLAKKEISHASQHSELSIGATASLWEAYLTSWLQESYLERKELRIESRVSTRQSLVKQLHARELDLLFTTEAPKMDELESKIIGDITFQLMKIASNKTEEIAQFIKIEWSADFQPFLPNGAVQKIDPILTTNSAMIAYQLMKTTQAVAFLPTHWLDLYSDLAPASTEVIQKPLFAVWLNTSDQQVLIQQLLKQPINNQ; encoded by the coding sequence GTGGATACCGAATTACTGAAAACCTTTTTGGAAGTCAGTAAGACTAGACACTTTGGACGAGCCGCTGAATCTCTTTATTTAACGCAGTCTGCGGTTAGTTTTAGAATACGGCAATTGGAAACACAATTAGGTACAAATCTGTTTACTCGCCATCGTAATAATATTCGTCTAACTGTCGCGGGTGAGAGGCTTATTCCTTATGCTGAATCGTTAATGAATACATGGCTTCTCGCTAAAAAAGAGATTAGCCATGCTTCTCAACATTCAGAGCTATCAATTGGCGCTACAGCATCACTCTGGGAAGCATATCTAACATCTTGGTTACAGGAATCTTATCTAGAAAGAAAAGAGCTCAGAATTGAATCTAGAGTCTCTACAAGGCAATCTCTTGTAAAACAACTTCATGCAAGAGAGCTTGATCTTCTTTTTACAACTGAAGCACCGAAAATGGATGAATTAGAAAGTAAAATTATTGGTGATATTACTTTCCAGCTGATGAAAATAGCATCAAATAAAACAGAAGAAATAGCACAATTTATCAAAATCGAATGGAGTGCTGATTTTCAGCCTTTTCTTCCTAATGGTGCAGTACAAAAAATTGATCCTATTTTGACCACTAACTCCGCAATGATTGCTTATCAGTTAATGAAAACAACTCAAGCAGTTGCATTTCTACCTACACATTGGCTCGATCTTTATTCAGATCTTGCCCCTGCCTCGACAGAAGTTATTCAAAAACCTTTATTCGCGGTTTGGCTAAATACCAGTGATCAACAAGTATTGATACAACAGCTATTAAAACAGCCGATAAATAATCAA
- a CDS encoding DUF413 domain-containing protein produces MAESFITTNRFFDNKHYPRGFSRHGDFTIKESQILERHGQAFNELDLGKREPTTEAEKLFVAMCRGEREAATVEEKIWKKYTSRISRPKRFHTLSGGKPQLDPSDDYTDSDD; encoded by the coding sequence ATGGCAGAAAGTTTTATCACGACTAATCGTTTTTTTGACAATAAACATTATCCGCGTGGTTTTTCTCGTCATGGCGATTTCACTATCAAGGAATCCCAGATATTGGAACGTCATGGTCAAGCCTTTAATGAGCTTGATTTAGGCAAACGAGAGCCTACAACTGAAGCGGAAAAATTATTTGTTGCCATGTGTCGTGGCGAACGAGAAGCAGCAACGGTCGAAGAAAAAATTTGGAAAAAATATACTAGTCGTATAAGTCGTCCAAAACGTTTTCATACATTATCGGGTGGAAAGCCGCAGCTCGATCCATCTGATGACTATACCGACTCTGATGATTAA
- the ilvM gene encoding acetolactate synthase 2 small subunit has translation MNQHNITIEARFCPEILERILRVIRHRGFHICSMNMNITESNNINLSLTVSSQRPLELLCSQLTKLADVAGIQVSHQQKEKLRFMNALSAM, from the coding sequence ATGAACCAACACAATATCACAATTGAAGCCCGTTTTTGTCCAGAGATCTTAGAACGTATCCTGAGAGTTATCCGTCATCGTGGTTTTCATATATGCTCAATGAATATGAATATCACAGAGAGTAACAATATTAATTTAAGTCTGACGGTGAGTAGTCAGCGACCATTAGAACTTCTGTGCAGCCAGTTAACAAAATTAGCTGATGTTGCAGGTATTCAAGTATCACATCAACAGAAAGAAAAATTACGATTCATGAATGCACTAAGTGCCATGTAA
- the ilvA gene encoding threonine ammonia-lyase, biosynthetic, translating into MAAFRPLNSAPSSAEYLKAALSAPVYEAAIVTPLQEMIKISERLENTILVKREDRQPVHSFKLRGAYTMIAGLTPEQKTKGVVTASAGNHAQGVALSANRMGVKALIVMPVATADIKVDAVRQFGGEALLYGANFDEAKAKAIALSEEMGYTFVPPFDHPAVIAGQATLAMELLQQDVHLDRIFVPVGGGGLIAGVAVLIKQLMPEIKVIGVEAEDAACLKAALEAGHPVELARVGLFAEGVAVKRIGDETFRLCQKYVDDVITVDSDEICAAVKDLFEDVRAIAEPSGALALAGLKKYVEKHQIKGERLAHVLSGANVNFHGLRYVSERCELGEKREALLAVTIPEQKGSFLRFCQILGQRVVTEFNYRYSDADPENARIFVGVRLSQGLAERKEILRELTTAGYQVADLSDDEMAKLHVRYMVGGRPNKPLKERLFSFEFPESPGALMKFLKTLGTYWNITLFHYRSHGTDYGRVLVAFELPETEGRFERHLDALGYEYHDETGNPSFQLFLSPQTANLVVE; encoded by the coding sequence ATGGCTGCCTTTAGACCTTTAAATTCAGCGCCAAGTAGCGCTGAATATTTAAAAGCGGCGCTGAGTGCGCCGGTTTATGAAGCTGCAATAGTCACCCCGCTCCAAGAGATGATAAAAATCTCTGAGCGTTTAGAAAATACAATTTTAGTTAAGCGTGAAGACCGACAGCCTGTTCATAGCTTTAAATTACGTGGTGCTTACACCATGATTGCAGGGCTGACTCCTGAGCAAAAAACAAAAGGTGTAGTGACGGCTTCTGCGGGTAACCATGCTCAAGGTGTTGCGCTGTCAGCGAATCGAATGGGTGTAAAGGCATTAATCGTGATGCCAGTGGCAACGGCGGATATCAAAGTCGATGCTGTTCGCCAATTTGGTGGGGAAGCTTTGCTTTATGGTGCCAACTTTGATGAAGCAAAAGCGAAAGCTATCGCGCTGTCTGAAGAGATGGGATACACCTTTGTTCCGCCTTTTGATCATCCAGCTGTCATTGCAGGGCAGGCAACGCTGGCAATGGAACTCTTACAACAAGATGTTCATCTTGACCGTATTTTCGTACCAGTTGGTGGTGGTGGTTTAATTGCTGGGGTGGCGGTATTAATTAAACAGCTTATGCCAGAAATTAAAGTTATTGGTGTTGAAGCAGAAGATGCAGCATGTTTAAAAGCCGCATTAGAGGCAGGACACCCTGTTGAATTAGCTCGAGTGGGCTTATTTGCAGAAGGTGTTGCCGTTAAGCGTATTGGTGATGAAACTTTTCGTTTATGCCAAAAATATGTTGATGATGTCATTACTGTTGATAGTGATGAAATTTGTGCCGCAGTAAAAGATTTATTTGAGGATGTGCGTGCAATTGCAGAGCCTTCAGGCGCGTTGGCATTGGCTGGGCTTAAAAAATACGTTGAAAAGCACCAGATCAAAGGTGAGCGTCTAGCGCATGTGCTTTCTGGTGCAAATGTGAATTTCCATGGACTACGTTATGTCTCTGAACGCTGTGAATTAGGCGAAAAACGCGAAGCATTACTTGCTGTGACGATCCCTGAACAAAAGGGTAGTTTTTTACGTTTCTGTCAGATCTTAGGTCAACGCGTTGTCACGGAATTTAATTATCGTTATAGCGATGCTGATCCTGAAAATGCACGTATTTTTGTTGGTGTTCGTTTAAGCCAAGGACTTGCAGAGCGCAAAGAAATTTTGCGTGAACTTACGACTGCTGGTTATCAAGTGGCTGATTTGTCTGATGATGAAATGGCAAAACTTCATGTGCGTTATATGGTCGGTGGTCGTCCTAATAAACCGCTTAAAGAGCGTTTATTTAGTTTTGAGTTTCCTGAATCACCGGGCGCTTTAATGAAGTTTTTAAAAACATTAGGGACTTATTGGAATATCACGTTATTCCACTATCGTAGTCATGGTACCGATTATGGGCGTGTGCTGGTGGCATTTGAACTACCCGAAACAGAAGGACGTTTCGAGCGGCATTTAGATGCATTAGGCTATGAATATCATGATGAGACAGGAAATCCTTCTTTTCAGCTATTCCTGTCACCACAAACGGCAAACTTAGTCGTGGAGTAA